A region of Pseudomonas cavernicola DNA encodes the following proteins:
- a CDS encoding VOC family protein: MADANPSILSHVSLGTNQFERAVAFYDQVLSTLGCKRLMAHPGAVAYGREHPEFWIHTPLNGQAATIGNGSHIGFFAPDHAAVQAFYAAALAAGATPEGEPGPRPDYGEPYYGCFVRDLDGHKIEAAYWDSASIYELYTEPH; the protein is encoded by the coding sequence ATGGCAGACGCCAACCCCAGCATCCTGTCGCATGTATCCCTCGGCACCAACCAGTTCGAGCGCGCCGTCGCCTTCTACGATCAGGTTCTCTCGACCCTCGGCTGTAAACGCCTCATGGCTCATCCCGGTGCTGTGGCGTACGGCCGCGAGCACCCGGAGTTCTGGATACACACGCCGCTCAATGGCCAAGCGGCGACGATCGGCAATGGCTCTCATATCGGCTTCTTCGCCCCAGACCATGCGGCCGTGCAGGCCTTCTACGCCGCCGCGCTAGCTGCCGGAGCAACCCCGGAGGGCGAACCCGGCCCTCGACCGGACTACGGCGAACCCTATTACGGCTGCTTTGTCCGTGACCTCGACGGGCACAAGATCGAAGCCGCGTATTGGGATAGTGCGTCGATCTATGAGCTGTATACCGAACCGCACTAG
- a CDS encoding substrate-binding periplasmic protein: MRYGLLLLTLLASLTLAQERAPLRVMTDVWPPFRMLGADGHLVGLDIDLLAELGKRTGLRFEVQRVPWARGLAELQQGKADLMTGLAKTPERERYIDYLARPYYACAPRFYAAPAFAAALTNYPQLRAHPIGYVLESAYFEPFDSDRQLEKRGVSSETQLLQMLVRGRLPVVIGTDCQVDYELREPALAAQIAKARYQPAARTELFLGFSRQRPLRAERQQIAEALEQMLAEGWVEHAAKHYQPQP; this comes from the coding sequence ATGCGCTATGGCTTACTGCTGCTCACGTTGCTGGCCAGCCTGACGCTGGCGCAGGAGCGCGCACCGTTGCGGGTGATGACCGATGTCTGGCCACCGTTTCGCATGCTGGGCGCGGATGGACACCTGGTCGGCCTGGACATTGATCTGCTGGCTGAACTGGGCAAGCGCACCGGGCTGCGCTTCGAGGTGCAGCGCGTGCCGTGGGCGCGCGGCCTGGCGGAGTTGCAGCAGGGCAAGGCCGACCTGATGACCGGCTTGGCGAAAACCCCGGAGCGTGAGCGCTATATCGACTATCTGGCGCGGCCCTATTACGCCTGTGCGCCGCGCTTCTATGCGGCGCCAGCGTTCGCCGCCGCGCTGACCAATTACCCGCAGCTGCGTGCTCACCCAATCGGCTATGTCCTGGAGTCGGCCTATTTCGAGCCGTTTGACTCGGATCGGCAGCTGGAAAAGCGTGGTGTCAGTAGCGAGACGCAGCTGTTACAGATGCTGGTGCGCGGGCGCCTGCCGGTGGTGATCGGCACCGATTGTCAGGTCGACTACGAGTTGCGGGAGCCGGCCCTGGCGGCGCAGATCGCCAAGGCCCGCTATCAGCCCGCGGCCCGCACCGAATTGTTTCTCGGTTTCTCCCGGCAGCGGCCGTTGCGCGCGGAGCGGCAACAAATCGCCGAGGCCTTAGAGCAGATGCTGGCCGAGGGCTGGGTCGAGCACGCGGCCAAGCATTACCAGCCGCAACCCTAG
- a CDS encoding SDR family oxidoreductase, which produces MYRKVFASKVFDRKVVLISGGCAGIGRALAERLAQAGARLAILDLDKTELESLVRHLADQHNAEALGLCCDVADAVAVEHAVAQAIEHFGGIDVLINNAGITHRSTFAETELAVFQRVMAVNYFGALHCTKAALSSLIDRNGQIIVLSSLSGFAPLLYRSAYNASKHALHGLFETLRYEIKGSGVNVMLVCPGFTATDLRKNALVGDDSIAHQPPLAMGKVASTQDVAEAIYQGALKRRRLLVLSNVDWRARLLARFFPRLFERVLLPRLSGLKPQPFRRG; this is translated from the coding sequence ATGTATCGCAAGGTATTCGCTAGCAAGGTGTTCGACCGCAAGGTGGTGCTGATCAGCGGCGGCTGCGCGGGAATTGGCCGAGCGCTGGCCGAGCGGCTAGCGCAGGCGGGTGCGCGTTTGGCGATTCTCGACCTGGACAAAACCGAACTGGAGAGCCTGGTGCGGCACCTGGCCGATCAGCATAACGCCGAGGCCCTTGGCCTGTGCTGCGACGTGGCGGATGCCGTCGCCGTGGAGCACGCCGTAGCCCAGGCGATTGAGCATTTCGGTGGTATCGATGTGCTGATCAACAACGCCGGCATCACCCACCGCAGCACCTTTGCCGAGACCGAACTGGCGGTGTTCCAGCGGGTGATGGCAGTCAACTACTTCGGCGCGCTGCATTGCACCAAGGCGGCCTTGTCCAGCCTGATCGACCGGAATGGGCAGATCATCGTCCTCAGCTCACTGTCCGGCTTCGCCCCGTTGCTCTATCGCAGTGCCTACAACGCCAGCAAGCATGCACTGCATGGGCTGTTCGAGACCTTACGCTATGAGATCAAAGGCTCGGGGGTGAATGTGATGCTGGTCTGCCCCGGCTTTACCGCCACCGACCTGCGCAAGAACGCCTTGGTCGGCGACGACTCGATCGCCCATCAGCCGCCGCTGGCGATGGGCAAGGTGGCTTCGACCCAGGATGTCGCCGAGGCGATCTACCAGGGCGCGCTGAAGCGCCGACGGTTGCTGGTGTTGTCGAATGTCGACTGGCGCGCCCGGCTGCTGGCGCGCTTCTTCCCACGGCTGTTCGAGCGGGTTCTGCTGCCGCGCTTGTCAGGGCTTAAACCCCAGCCCTTTCGGCGCGGCTGA